The Helicobacter fennelliae nucleotide sequence ATATTAAAGTCCAAACCATCTTTGCCTATGATTCTATTGATTAAATTCTCCTCATGATTGGTTGTATAGAAATCTGCCATATTTACTCCTTATAATATTTCTTCTATATCTACAGCGACTTTTATTGTAGCGTGGCTTCTGTCATCGTTATTCTCGATTTTATAAAGTCCTGCCAAGTAGGGTTTTGCATATTCGTATTCTTTTAGACTCATTTCTCCACTGTGTGGTAAGATAATCACTTGTTGGTTTTTGGCATAATAGTTTTGGATAATATTTGCACGATTTTTGGCATCGATTCTACTTAAAGGAGTATCAATGATAAGTGGAATTTGTGAGCGTGACAATTCATTCAGAGCCCAAAATATTGATATGGCTAAAATTTGTTTTTGTCCACTACTTTGACTCTCAACAACAATTGTTTCACCTTTATTGTTGTTTAGGCGCATAGCAAAGCTTTCATCGATGCTTAAATCAGTAATATTGTCATTGGGTAAAAGAAGTTTGTAGTTTTCTATTATTTTATTTTTTAATTCACCTCGCAAGGTATTAATTAGTTTATTTTTATAAGCTTGAATCGCTACACAAAGATTCTCCAAAATCTTTAATTTTTTATCGACTCGTTCTGTATTAATATTTTGTTCGAGATTATAAATACTCCTTTGCAATTCTTCTTTTTGTTTTTCTAAATCCTTTAGACTTTCTTTTATCTTATCTTTTTGCTGTTCTTTTTCATCTTTTTTGTTGGTGAGATTCTCTATTTCTTTTTCTATTTCTTCTTGCCTAGATTTTACATAATCATCACTATTAAGATGATTTAGCGCATCAAAGATTTTTGTTTGTTGATTTTTAGATTCTTTTATCTTTTGAATATCACTTGCAAGTTGATTATTCTCTAACTTTGCAAGTGATACCCCAAGCGATCCTATTTTATCACTTGGAATAAATGAGCTTATAATATTTCTTTGTTGTAACTTCTTAGGTAATTGTTCTAAAATATTTTCAAAAAGTTGTTTGATTTTATCTTGGTGTTCTAGATGCTCCAAATTTGTTATTTCCTTACTCGCTATTTCTCTTATGTCTGGCATAAGTCTTTTAAGCGCCTCTAAATCATCATTTTGTACGCTATTTTTTAAATTTTCAAGTTCATTTTCAAGCTTTTTACAAATTTCTTTATTGCCTAGAAAAATTATAGATTTTAGTTCTTCCTTCAATGAACTTTTTAAGCTTGCTATATTTTCATCTATGATATCTTTGTCATTTTGCAATTCTTTTATTTCGTTACTAAATTCCATACCAAGTTTTTGATGTTGTAATATTTTCTGATTGATCTTATTTTGTTTTTCATTAATATCTTGTTCTACTATTTTGAGACTTTCGGTGTGGTTTTCAAACTCTTGTTTTTTTGCTTGAAGTTCTAATTTTTTGGCTTGCAACTCACCTTTTAATTTTTCATCTTCGTTTTGGCTATCTCTAAGTTTTTCTTTAATTTCTTCGGCTTGTTTGATAATAATATCTAGAGGTTTGATCTGTAAAATTTCCTCGATTTTATCGCGTAATTCACTGCGCAAATTTTCACTAATATTTTCAATCTCTTCACCATCAAAAAAGAAAAATTCCACAAAGTTTGGTGGTAGAATCTTATTGATATAGTCTTGCGCTTCTTGGTTGTAAAAATATTCACCATCAATTTTTAACAATAATTTTTCTTCTGGTTGAGTGTATATATTTTCAAATGATCTTTGCAATATAAAATTTCTATCATCTAATTTTCCTTCAAACTGCACAAAGAATTGTTCTTTAGCCTCATTGATGGCATTTTCATTTAAAATTCCGCGCCAATTATTATCGCCCTTAAGAAACTTAGTTGCTAAAGCAATCTTATGTTTTGCAAATCGTGAAATAATACCAGGGACGCTATTTTCTTCCAATCCAACACCAGCAAAAAGCAATTTTGCGCAACGAATAAAGCTTGTTTTGCCAAAGCCATTATCACCATAAATACAATATAATCTTTTGTTTGGTAATTTATTAAATAAAACGCTCACTTCACCATAGTAGGCAAATAAATTACAAATAGTTATCTTTTGTATAAACATATTTATTACTCCCCTAGTTTTGCGCTCTTATCATCAAGGAGTTTTGCGATTTCATCTTTGATTTGCATTTGTGCATTATTTTTGCCTTTCAAACCCGAAGTATTAAAAATCTCAATACTCCTATTTACAAGATTTGAGAGATTCTCAAAACTTACATCTTGATTTGCCACCTCTTCTAAAAGTTCTGGGTGTAAAATTTTATTATCTGCCATGGTCTCCTCCTGTAATCTATGGAATTGTTGTGCAATTCTGATTGCTGATTTGCACATATCAAAGTCTTTATCCCATTCTGCCTGGATTGCTTTAATTTGTAAATCTGTTATGAGATATCCTGTATTGTTTTGCTTAAAACTATTTTCTGTTTCTAAGAG carries:
- a CDS encoding AAA family ATPase, encoding MFIQKITICNLFAYYGEVSVLFNKLPNKRLYCIYGDNGFGKTSFIRCAKLLFAGVGLEENSVPGIISRFAKHKIALATKFLKGDNNWRGILNENAINEAKEQFFVQFEGKLDDRNFILQRSFENIYTQPEEKLLLKIDGEYFYNQEAQDYINKILPPNFVEFFFFDGEEIENISENLRSELRDKIEEILQIKPLDIIIKQAEEIKEKLRDSQNEDEKLKGELQAKKLELQAKKQEFENHTESLKIVEQDINEKQNKINQKILQHQKLGMEFSNEIKELQNDKDIIDENIASLKSSLKEELKSIIFLGNKEICKKLENELENLKNSVQNDDLEALKRLMPDIREIASKEITNLEHLEHQDKIKQLFENILEQLPKKLQQRNIISSFIPSDKIGSLGVSLAKLENNQLASDIQKIKESKNQQTKIFDALNHLNSDDYVKSRQEEIEKEIENLTNKKDEKEQQKDKIKESLKDLEKQKEELQRSIYNLEQNINTERVDKKLKILENLCVAIQAYKNKLINTLRGELKNKIIENYKLLLPNDNITDLSIDESFAMRLNNNKGETIVVESQSSGQKQILAISIFWALNELSRSQIPLIIDTPLSRIDAKNRANIIQNYYAKNQQVIILPHSGEMSLKEYEYAKPYLAGLYKIENNDDRSHATIKVAVDIEEIL